From one Salmo salar chromosome ssa09, Ssal_v3.1, whole genome shotgun sequence genomic stretch:
- the opa3 gene encoding optic atrophy 3 protein homolog — translation MAVGAFPIAKLLYLGVRQLSKPVANRLKAGALRSDFFKTYVCLPPGQIYHWVEMRTKMRIMGFRGSTIKPLNEEAAAELGAELLGEAIIFIVGGGCMILEYSRQAANSKRKEEELSHTIGSLQTQIGELALNTETLDARLREVNRLLLSLPPPGLAPSAPATTQLPVSDPATTLASSSVDPSQK, via the exons ATGGCTGTCGGTGCCTTCCCCATCGCCAAGCTCCTCTATCTCGGTGTACGGCAGCTCAGTAAGCCCGTGGCCAACAGGCTCAAAGCCGGGGCTCTCCGGAGCGACTTCTTCAAGACATATGTTTGTCTTCCACCGGGACAGA TTTACCACTGGGTGGAGATGAGGACCAAGATGAGGATCATGGGTTTTCGGGGTTCCACTATCAAGCCCCTGAACGAAGAGGCGGCAGCAGAACTGGGTGCAGAGCTCCTGGGGGAAGCCATCATCTTCATCGTCGGAGGAGGGTGTATGATCCTAGAGTACAGTAGACAGGCGGCCAACTCTAAGAGGAAGGAAGAAGAGCTGAGTCACACCATTGGCAGTCTGCAGACACAGATAGGAGAGCTAGCCTTGAACACAGAGACGCTGGATGCCAGGCTAAGGGAGGTCAACAGGCTGCTGCTGTCCTTACCGCCTCCAGGCCTAGCACCGTCTGCTCCTGCCACCACGCAACTTCCTGTTTCGGATCCTGCTACCACTCTGGCTTCCTCTTCTGTGGATCCCAGTCAAAAGTGA